One segment of Pristis pectinata isolate sPriPec2 chromosome 3, sPriPec2.1.pri, whole genome shotgun sequence DNA contains the following:
- the c3h1orf53 gene encoding uncharacterized protein C1orf53 homolog: MFAMSTHILIPLLSHPSVTRNVFKAVCGRRRLGHKGSPGPSCSMISTEGGDSPGAGRAGHPEPEQGSREAAELSPCERQIAALHRQACKDGLHTYVDPFSGYLVLTRLAHRQRGQCCGSACRHCPYDQVNVKDPRKRKRFNSVFYV; encoded by the exons ATGTTTGCAATGTCTACCCACATACTCATCCCACTGTTATCACATCCAAGCGTTACGAGAAATGTGTTCAAAGCGGTGTGCGGGCGCCGCCGTCTTGGCCACAAGGGCAGCCCGGGTCCCAGCTGCAGTATGATCAGCACGGAAGGTGGGGACAGCCCGGGCGCCGGGAGAGCCGGGCACCCGGAGCCGGAGCAGGGATCCCGGGAAGCTGCAGAGCTATCGCCGTGTGAGAGGCAGATCGCTGCTTTACATCGACAGGCCTGCAAG GATGGCCTGCACACCTACGTGGACCCGTTCAGCGGCTACCTGGTTCTGACACGTCTGGCCCACCGGCAGCGTGGGCAGTGCTGCGGCTCCGCCTGCAGACAC TGTCCTTATGACCAAGTCAACGTTAAAGACCCAAGGAAACGGAAACGCTTCAATTCTGTGTTTTATGTCTGA